The window TTCACCAGCGCTTCATTTCCGGTTTCCAGGATGATCAGATAGGATCCCGCAGGAAGTGAGGTATTGTAAGGAATGGTGAAGTAGGTAGAAGGTGTTTTTTTCACTGCCGGATAAACTTCGTGAGAAATCATGTCAATAATTCTTACATTGATTATGGCAGCTTTGTCCAAACCAACCAAAATAGTGAATACTCCATTATTGGGGTTGGGAAGAATGGTAAATTCTCTTACATTGGAGGCTTTTTCAGGGTTCAGATTTACTCCGTTTGTATTTTCTTCTACGATTACCTTTTTAGAGAAGATCTTTTCGCATTCGCCCTGTGTTCCTTTAAGCCCAATTTCATAAGCGCCTAATTGTAAGAATTTAAGTTCTATGAAATCATCTGTTTTATTAATCACCTGAATATCCGGTGTATCAGGAACCACCCATTCTACTGTCTGAGGTTTTGTAGGTGATGTATTGACCAATACTACTGTTGCTTCCCTGTAAGCATGGGTGGTTAACATAAACTGCGGATTGAGGATTTCAGAAGAATTTTTAATCACAACGGTATCGGTTGCAGTACATCCTTTAGAATCTGTAATGAGTACAGTGTATATTCCTGCAGCAGATATTGTGATGAACGGATCTGTAGAGATGACGTTTCCGTTTTGGTCTTTCCATTGGTAAGTTGCAGCCGGATCAGTTATCATTACATTATAGGTTTGGGAATCTCCCAGACACAGCGTTCTGTCTTTGCCCAAGTCTACTGTAAGCTGTACAGGATCTGTTAAAGTATACTGTCTGAAAATACTGCATCCGTTAGCATCCGTAACAGTAACGGTGTATTGGCCTGCAATAAGACCTGTATTATTTTCTCCCGATATTCCATTGGTCCAGCCAATCGTATAAGGTGCTTTTCCTCCTGAAACGCTTATTTTGATTTCGCCGTTAGCAGCCCCGTAACAAATGGGATTCTGTACCAAAATATCATCAATCGCCAACTGATTGGGCCCCTGAACCTGTACACTTCCGCTTACTTTACAGTTTTTGGCATCATTCACAAGAACGAAATAATTTCCGGCAGATAATCCTGTAACCGTAGGGGTTGTATCATTGGTATTCCATTGGTAAGAATACGCTCCTGTTCCGCCGGCAGCTGTAACAGAAACCTGTCCTCCATTTTGCCCGTAACACGCAATGGTATTGGCTGCCAGGGTAATTGCCAATTCAGGAGGAAAAACAAGAACATATTGCGCATCTGTTGTGTTATTTTTTGAATCTTTTACCAGAACTTTATAGGTTCCGGTTGTTAGATGATCCAAAGTAGCCTGATTGGCCCCAGAAATATCCTGGAACAACCCATTATTCAGAATCTGCCATTGATAGGTGTAGTTTCCTACCCCACCGGTGACTACAGCTTTAAGGATTCCGTCTTCTGCTTCATCAGGAACTCCATTATTATTCATGTCCGGTTTGAACTGATAATTATTGGCTATATTACAGGATATTTGTTTTTCAAGCTGAATATTAGCCACCAGAGGATCCGGCTGATTTACAATAAATTCCTGGGCTATAATTCCGCAATTACCCAGCTGGCTTGAGGCTGTCGAATAGTTTTTATCTTTTACGGTCAAATAATAGATTCCCGCAGGAAGTCCGCTCAGCAAAATGGTATATGGGCTGTTCACCGCGTCTGTGGTGATTCCTGATGTAATCACGGCACCTGAAGGGCTGTCTTTTCGCCATTCAAAATTGTAAGACCCGTCTGCATTAGGGGTTCCTCCGACGACTCTCACAGAAATATATCCGTTACTTAAACCATATCCTGTAGGCTGTGAAACTTCTGTTTCTGCTGCCGGAAATGCAATGGCCTGAGAAGGCTGTGTGATTGTTACCGTTATTTCTTTTTCATTGCCATTATCTTTTGCCACACAGAGATTAGAATCTCTTACTTTTATTTTATAGATTCCTGCCCCTAACCCCTGGATTATTGTTGTATTTCCACTGCTGAAATTCGTCCAGTCTACATAGGGCTGTCCGTCTTTTGTAACCAAATACTGATACTGATTCTGTCCGCCTGCAGCTGTTAAAGAGATATTCCCATCACTGCCCTGAAAACAGTACACATTGGTTTGTGAAGTCATGGAAAAAGTAACCGGGGTGGGTTTGGTGATCTCAAAACTAACGGTATGGCTTGGAGCATCGGTATAAGTAGCATTAGCATTATAAGTTCCTAAGAGTCCCAATTTATATTTACCCGGCGGCAAATTAGGAATAACAAGCGTGGTACCGGTCTGTAAAAATGGGGTCAGATCTCCATTCGGGAAACCTGAATTTGTAAGATCAACGGCTGCCCCTGTATCTGTATTTAATAATGATACTTTTAAATTTTCACCCGCAATTAATGTTCTGTCAAAATTTAATGTGATGCTTCCATCCGACGTGTCTGAACATTTTGTAGGTGCAACGGTATTTGACGGGATGTGCGGTGAAGATTTTATCATCGTCAGAATAACAGGAGAAGAAACCGCCTGATATACTCCATTGGATAAACATGAAGCCACTCTGAAATAAATATTCTGTCCCAGATATTGCGAGTAATTATTTCCAAAAAGATCTTTGGCGGAAACACTCAGCTTGTTCAGCGTGTATAAAGAGGGATCCACATCAACCCAGTTGACATTATCCAGACTATACTGATAATGGTATAAATTGGCAGCAAACCCTTGTTTCGCATACAGATTTACTTTATCATCTGATGGTAAATTGGTATTGGGCTGGCTTGTACCGGGAAGATTTTCAGATATAAGCGTATGTACCGGAAGAAATCTCAGATCATAATTAAAAGGGGGATCAAAGTGATCGCTATTTTCAGCATTAGGGAAATATTCTACCACATGTATTGGTGTACATATATCTGTTGTACGGAAATAATCGCCTTCATGAACTTCAGTATTAGTGCTTTGTTTAATCCAGTTTATAAACATATTATAACGAATTCCCACCGGTTTTTTAGGAGTGGTATAAATATTAGAATAGTTATAGGTGGAATTTCCTGGATTGTCATTAAACAATTGTTTATAAAAGATTTCATCTCTGGAGCCATCCTCATAATACATAAAAATATGCATCTCTGAGTTATTTGAATTGTTCTGAATATTGTGTGTTATAACGGCATTAAAGTTCTTAAACTCAACTTTATATTCCGCCTGTCCTCCCTGTCCCCAAAGGAAAACATGAAACACGATCAATAGTAATATTACAATTTTCTTCATCCCTTTTAGTGTTTTAAATTTTTTAATATTCAATAGTTATCTTTTCTGTTTTTGCCAGCTGGTTATTTTTGAGCATAGGTTTTATCAGATAGGTGTAAGAATTGCCTGTCTGAACTGATTGATCTTCAAGAAAATTCTGAGCTCCGCTGAGGGTTCCCCACAGGGTTGGTTTTTCGGTTCCTTTTTGGCGATAGACGATAATTTCTCCTACATCCTTGCTGCTAATTTTCCAGTTCAGCTCAATTTGCTTTTTATTTCTGTTTGCCGCACCGGAAAGATTGGTCAATATGGATAAAGCTTCAATTCTGTTGCTTCTGAGTGTCATTTCCTGGGATTTATCAGACTTAAGCTTGCTTTTATCAATGGCCAGCAAATAATAAGTATAGCTTTTATCTGCTTCTACGTCTTTGTCGGTGTAAGTATAAGCCGGCTGTATATCTTTGGTTTCATAAATCATTTTCCAGCTTTTGTCGGCTCCTTCTTTTGCCTGGCGGAACAATTGGTGGGCCGCAACATCGTAACTGTGGCTTCTCATCCAGTTGATGGTGATTTTTCCATCGTCTTCCAATTTATATTCTGTGAAAACAGGAGTCTGAGGTTTTACTTTATCCGGCTTTTCAAGTTCAAGAATGATGGATGGTCTGGACTGATTTTTTCTTCGGTCTGTTGCGGTGATATAATAATATACTTTCGAGTTAAGATTTTCCAGAACCACTTTATCTTCAAAATGATTTTCGGTGATCGCCTGAGGCGTTACACGCACCAGTTCGTCTCCTTTTTGAATCCCTCTGAATATATGATAGCCTTCAAGATCCTTCTCAGTATTGGCTTTCCATTCCAGATGGGCTACTCCCAACGTATCTATTTTTCCTTTAAATTCTAAAGGAGTATCGGGAGGTGTCACATCATTCGGCTGGGCAAGAACAGAAAACGACTCCCGTTTGTCTCCGGCTTTTCCGATGGCCTGTATTTTATAATAATTGGAAGGAGCCAGACTTTTTGTGATAAGACTTCTATCACTCACAGGAATCTTATTTTTGATCACTTTATAACTGTTTTGCATATCCGTTTCTGAATGCAGTAATTCGAATGAGGTAATATTTTTTTCGTCTTCTTTAGGAAAATCCCATTCAAGCTTTATGGTTTCATCTTCATCAATGATAAAGTTTGAGATTCGAGGCGTGGCTTCCAGACTTTTTTTCCCTGCTCCCGAAACGATATCGGAATAAGGCCCATACTCTCCGAAGATTGTTTTTCCACGGATGCGGTAGCTGAATTCTGTAGTATTCTGAGCCAATGAATCTACAAAGGTCATTCCCTGTACCTGCCTGCCTTCATTATCATTCATATTCATCACCGGAAGATTGCCCAGAGGTTTGAAGCTTCCTCCATTCTGTGCTTTTTCAACAAAATAAGCGGTATAAATATCTCTTAGCTGTAAATATTCCCAGGAAAGCGTTACGGTTTTATCTTTAAATATTCCGATAAAATCTAAAGGTTTTGGAAGCTCAGTATTGGCTGAGACAGCGGCCAGCGCATCGCCTTTCTGTACCAGCAGGCTTCCTTCCGAGGTGTTGATGCTTACGGTATAGAGATATCTTTCATTCGGTTTTACGCTGGTATCCGTATATGCCCAGCCGGCCAGTTTTGCCACTTTAAAATCAAGATCGGCAGCCATTAGCGCATAGGCAAAACGCTGTTCCACTTCCTGAGATTTGCTTACAACTCCTTCAAGCTTTCCCTGCTTCTCGCCCATTTCTACTTCAAAGCTGTCTCCGAAAAGAGATTGTGCCACAATAGCGGCGTTGTCGTTTTCCTGAACCAATTTCTTCCATTCGTTCTCGGAGGCGGGTTTGAATATGCCCAGATCTTTTTCTTCGGCTTTCTCCAGCACTTTTCCGTCACGGGAAAGCGTGAATCTTTTTAGGGAAAAACCCATTTTATTGGCTTTTTGCCAGGCAATAGGTTCATCTACCGCCCATCGTAAAGAGATGTGGTCTTTTTTACTGTCTACTTTCAGACGAATGTGAGGAATAATGGTTTTATCACTATTCTTTTGCTGTCCCCATAGTAAACTACAGAAAAACAGAAGGAATACATATTTTTTCAAAATTGCGTTTTTAAATGTTTAATGTAAGATCATTCACATGGTTTTTATCATCGGATATTTCTCAGAAATCCGGATCAAATGTAGTTTTGCTTCAATATCATTTTATTTATATCATCTTCCTGCTCTATAAAAAACAGGAAGATGAATGGTTTATTTACTTTTTACAGCTGGTTTGATAATCATCCAGAATTTTGATGAGCCCATCTTTGGTTGTTGTATCATAGCTGGAAAAATTCATGGCCGGACAGTTGACATATTCATCGAATATTTTTTTCATTTTTTCCGGTTTTCTTGTTCCAAAATCACCTTTTTGTCCTAAATAAGCAGCTTTTGGCTGATCTGCCAGTTTCAAATAATAGTTATTGGGAGTCCTGAGATTGACGAGAACATAACTTCCGTTATTCTCTGAAAGGATTTCTGTAAACTTACTTCCAAACATATCGGTTCCTGCAACTCCTATAAAACATCTTTCACCAGCACAGAATTTCACGCCGTCTCTGGCTTTGAAAAATTCATTTTTCCCTTCTACATTCAGGGTTACAGATCCTCCGTAATTGGTAAGGTCACCCATTCCTTTTTCTCTTCCCATTTTGGCATCAAGAGATTCAAATTCTATGGTAATATTTCCTTCTTTTTTGGTTCCGGATTTGTCGATAACATATCCGGGAATGTTGTAGATGTTGATAGAATTGGCTTTTGCCTGGTTTTCAGCTTCCAGATTTTTCTGATTGACTGCATTTCTCTTTTCTTGTTCTATTCGCTCAAAAACCGGCCTCATATCTCCCAGAGAATATCCATTAGCATAAAGCTTTTTCACCAAACGATCTGCTATATGATCTACTGAAAGAGGTTTTGTATAATCCCAACCATTTTTAGCAGCCATTGGAATTATCTTATTATCAAAAGTGTAAATTTTTAAACCTACCTGTTCATTATTAATATCACTGTCTGTACATGGCAGTTTGGCAATAAGTACTCCATTAACGTCAAATACACGATATTCTAAAAACTTGTGTACCATTGGACTACCTGAAAATTTAGATTGTGACGGATCCACAATTACTCTGGTAATACTTCCTATAATTTCGCCGTTTTTATTTTTGATATGATCTTTAAAATCTATCGAAAGTCCCAGATCATCTTCATTTTTTGCATTTGCTTTTTGGGATGCAGTACTTTCATTTCTTTTTTCAGAAAGAGAGCGATCTGCAGTCAGGAAAAATTCATTTACTTTGGCTTCATCAATACCGTCTTTTGTGATAAGATCTTTTGCCATCATATTCTGAACCAATATTTTTCCCATACTCAAAGTAAAAGTTACATTATCAGAAAATTCAATTTCTTTTACATTACCATTTGCTCCTATACATTCAATCCAGCCACGATCCGGTTGTGTACCACTTGTTTTTGGGCTAATAATTGCAGCGCTAAACTGAAATTTACCATTCATATCGCTAAACCTATAGACCCTATTTTTATCCTCTACTTTAGCAACCACTTTATCATCCAAAAGCAGCTCTCCTTTTTTTATTTTTATTTCCTGCGAGAATGCAGAAATACCCACCAGCATGGTGGAGATTACGAAAATTTTTGTGTTTATCATTTGTGTTGTTTTTTATTTGTCAAAAATTATTTTCTATTATATTTCTATAGTCCATTAATATTTTTTATTACCTTGATTAAACCTATATTTTTTATTAGGTAAATGATTTTTTCTTTATATCATTTAAAATTCTCATTCTTTAATTTTAGATTTTATTTATTTTTTTTAATTTAAAATACATTAAAAGATGTAATGGGAAAAATGATATAAATAATCTAATTCCTAGATGAAAAATTCCTTTATTAGAAGAAGCATCCAACATAAGACCAACAAAGATTATTATCAAAAAATAAACAATTCCTGATATGATAAAATACACTGTTCTCCTATTTTTTTGATTAAACAAAAGATAAGATAATGAGCTAAAAAATAAGAGGAAATAGGAAAAAATATAAGCTAAATAAACTAATAACAACCCCGAGTTAACCATATGGTCATCAATAGGAAAATCAGTTTTACATAGTAAAATAATGCTTAGAATACCTATAATAAAATTTATTATATAATAGATGAAAATTTCTAATTTCATTGTTATAGAAATACCAATAAAAATCGCTAATATTAGAATTATATACATAGTTTATTTTATAACTGTTACTTTATAAGCTATTAAATTATTAACAGTAGATTCGTGAGCATATGAAATGGTATTTACTTTTTCCACTTTAATGCTCCTTTTGAGAATAGCTTGTCCTATCATATATTTTTGTGTTTAATTAAAAATGGATTATATATGAAATTAAATCCTAACCTCTTTATCCTCAAGCAACCAATAATTGACATTCACATCTGAATTTAGAGGTATTATAGTTTCTTCTTTATTGGAAATTCCATTCTGTCCTTCAAAAAAAATGTTTATCATTCTAAATCGTATGTTTTAATATTGTTTTCGTTAAAATATTTTTTCCACTCATCCCCTCTCAAATTCTCTATAAATTCAAACTGATGTTCTCCTCCTTTATAAATAAGATCCGTTTTAAGAAGTCTTTCAAACTCTTGAAGTTCATCCAAAGAATTAGCTCCGGAAAGATCAATAGCTTGTCCATCTCTTAGAGGTCCTACTATTCCGTCTCTTACTGGAAGACGTTTTATTACAGTATATTCTCGTGTTACTAAACCTCCTTGAATATCTTCTTTTTTCCAATCTTTAAGAATACCTTTATATTTGTTATTGTATTTTCCAAACATTCTCTAGTATCAAAATCCAACGTGAGGGTTGCTTTTCACCATAAGTAAATAATAGTAGTAAATTATTTTTCATAAGATAATTCAAACCTAAATGACTTTCAGATTTATAATAATTTGCATTTTTCATTAAATCTGCATATTCATTTTCAGAAATTAATCTTTTAATATATCCTGGAATATTATTTTTTATTTCGCCTTTTTCCACAATTATCTCCAGATCATTTTTACTTAAAAAGTCTTCAATATTTTTAAAACTGTTATTAATTAGATCAGAAATTTTAAAAGTTATATTTTCTTCTCCAAGAATTATATTAAACTCATGGTTAAGTTCCGCACATATACCATCATATAGAACTTGAGATTTATTATCTATCAATTTATCTATTTTCATAATAATTATTTTTTAACATTAATCCATTTACCACCTTCAAATTTCAATTTTTCAATTATTTCAATATGATCTAAAATATCATTAAATTTTGAACTAGACTTTACTTGATCTGCTGTTCCCATATATTCAAACCATGGAATTGCTTCACCATATTCAAAAAACAAGCCTGGTACATCATCTTTAATTCTAAATTTATAATAATAAGTTCCTTCTTTAATTTTATTTGCTAATGCTCGGGAATCATAAGTAAAAACTAAATCAGCTACACCTTCTGTACTATTTAATACGGGACTGGCAAAACTTCCTCCTAATCCATCAGCATATTTTCCAACTTGGAATCTATCAAATACTTTTCCTACTAATTGTGAACTCATTTCAACTTTCTCAATACTTTTAGCACCATTAAAAGGTGGCCAGCCTCCATTCAGATTATTATCTTTAAATAGTTTCTCCAAATCACTCCATTTTTCTTCTCCCCATAACTTGTAAGCTTGCTTAGCCAAATCTTCTTTTGCTCCACCAGCAAAATCTCCAACCGTAGCTATAAAATCTTCATACTTGATACCCTTATAAACAATAACAATATCTTTTCCTTTCAGGATATCAACAGCCTCATCAACAGTTTTACCTTTTAAATCATTAGACAATTTTACAAAATCGTTATAATAAGGTTCTGTTTTCTCAACCGTAGCCAGAAGTTTTTCTGTCCTTAAAAGTTTTGCTTCTCCTATTACAGGAACTACAATACTTGCAATAAAGAAAGTTGCTTTGCCTTGTACATATGGGTTTGTATAATTTTTCTTTGCCCAATCCCAAGCGGCAGTAATCAACTGATTATATTTTGTAACCTCTTGTGGACTTACAACTCCCATACATTCATACATATATTGAAGCTGATTCTGGTTTTGCCCAACAATCATAAGAGTTGTTCCACGCTTATCAGTAAGGCATTTAATATCTTTTATCAGTTTCTCTACAGCAATTTTAGTGATACCACTTGCCATCGCGTCTACATCTATAGTATGTAAAAATTCATTTACAAAACCATAAGAAAATTTAGTCAGGTAAGAATCACCAGCATTCAGTTTATCTTCTTCGGACATACAGATACCATATTCTAAACCTCCTGTATATAAAGCAAGACCTAACCCTGCTGGTGAAGGGCTCTTCTTAATAACTTCCTTAGCTCGTGCTGCAGATCTTCTAAGACACTCAATACCTCCGTTTCCAATTGTATTTTTATAAAACTGGTCAATATCATCGTTACAAGTTTTATTAAACAGTTCCTGATATTGCCATTTCGATGGGTCAATTTTTGCAGTAATAAGTGTCAATACTTCCGCAGACGTTTTTCCAGATGGTTTTTCCCAATTTATTGTCTGATATTTGAATGAGCAACTTGTTGATGGATCAAGCCCTTTAATAACAGCATTTCCTTTTGTGCTTAGTTCAATATCATAAGGAAATTTAACTCCATTTCCTGTTTCATAAACTACAGCTCCATTTCTTTCAATGGCGGTATAAGAAATCCTTGTATCATCTTTTACAGTTCCGTTTGAAATATCATAAACATCATATCCAGACCTTACATAAGGCTTATTATTGTCTAATTGCCCAACGATTAGATGTTTGGATAAATCATTCGCATCCTGCTTGACTTTAACAATAATATTCCCAAGTAAATCTATACCATCTCCATTTCTATCTTCACCTTGAGCCTGGCTCTGGAAAACATACAATTTAAGCGCGGGATCATTGACCTGTTTCCAATCCAGGTGAGAAAACTCTTCGCCTATGCTGCTATCCATTAACAGGTCTGTAGAACCTTTGGGGGTTTGATTAACCTTCCAAGGGTGCTCCAGGTTAAATACTCCATGTCCTAATTCATGGGCTCCTGTTTTTTGTAGTGCATTGTTGAATACATATCCAAACTGACCGTTCAGGCGCATGTATCCATTCTGAGCTTTAGAAGAGCTCTTGTTGGTAACAAATAATACATATCGGGCATCAGTACCTTTGTACAGGGCATTGATCTGCTGCTGCTGAGGGCTGTATGTGCTCATCAGATCAGAATCTTCACTGCTGATGGTATTTCCGCTTACAATGCTGCTGATATTTAAAACAGGCTCCTGCTTTACATTAAAGGTTACCCCAATCCTACTATAAATCTGATTGATTTTATCACTCTGCGCCTGTAATTTCGATTGCGAATCCGAATCCAGCGGAACCATGCTGACATTAACCGTCTTAGGGCTAAGATGTATCAGTCTGAAACTGCTGATCACCTGTTGTTTTGCTATGGTGTCAGCCGGCATCAGTACAGCAAGAACCTCTTCCTCAGCATAGTCGAAAGAGCCAACCAGCTTTAACTGATACGTTCTTTCCGTATCGGTCTTATTAAGCTCCGTCGCATTAATTCCTTTTCCTGAGCCCAATGTTTTAAAGATAATTTTAGCATCTTTAAGAGCCGGATCAGTAATCTTTACTTTGGCATCAAATAATTCGGTCTGTTTGTTTACTGTTGCTTTATAAGGCACATACACCGTATTGTTTTCCGCATCTTTTACTGACGGGTATTTCGATTCTGGAAGTTGTTTTTTCTCAGGAGTATCATAAGCAAATTTTCCTTTGCTGTCTTTTTCCCACTGAATGGTAATCCCCTTTGCCGTATACTGATTGACAGATGCACTACTACCGCTTCCTGTAACACCTGCTGTATTATTAGAGTTGGAGGCTCCTCCTTCTGCTACTTTACCTACTTTGGTGACATTTCCTTCTTCATCAACGGTCCAGATATTACCATCTTTGTCTTTGATTTCATAATCTTTTCCTCCCGGATAATCTTCCTGGCTAGCTTCTCCTCCTGTACCGAAGTCTCCGTAGATGGTGATTTTTCCTGGTGGCGGTGTAGCAGTATATTGTATATCTGTAATTACATATTTTACTGTAACGTCCTTTACGCCTGCATCTCCGAAAATTTCTCCCAAGCCTCCGGAAACAGAATGCACGCCTTTTTCCTCAGGATCATAAGCGGTTTCAATTTCTCCTGCAATAAGCTTTTTATCGGTATTAAGCTGGATATTATTAAAAGTAACCTTGATTTTTGTATTGGCTAAATAAGGAACCACAATATATCCTATCCCTGAATAGACACCGCTACCCTGTGATGCGATCACGGTAACAGGAAAATCTCCCGCCATAAAGACTTCATTGATTCCCAACTGCGTCTGTAACGGAGTTTTATTCGCAATGTCAATGGCAGGCATAATCCCGCACTGATAATTGTTATCTACATCATTGGAATCTGTGGTGAAATACTGCACTCCGCTGTATGAATAGGCATTTCCTCCGGAATTTCCATTTTCAGACGGATTGGTATTGTTAAAAGTCTGTACATTTCCACATACGGAACCGATACGGTATTCGTATTCGGTTTGGTCTTCAAGCCCTGTAAGGATGGCTGAAGGCTGATAACTCTGCTGGGTTACCCACTCTGCGGTGCTTGCTTTTTTGCGGTATTGAACATTGTATAGCCCAGCAGGCTGACCTGCAATACTCCAGTTCAGTTCTACCCTTCCACGGCCTACATTTTTAGCCGTCAAAAGTGCTGGGACGGCACAGTTTTCTACGTAATCGAAATAATAGATTTCAGATAATCCGTTGTTTTTATAGACTCCGTTATCATCCGTAGGATTGGCTCCCAAAACAGGGTTTCCGGATTTTGCCTGTACCTGCCATGCATATCTTTTTCCGGGGATTAGCTGGGTTTTATCAATTCCATAATATAAAGTGGGAGCATAGGTTTCTTCCGTCCATAAAGCTGGTGCCGAAAGAAATCCTGAAACAGGACTCTGCCCCATGTCCCAAAGTTCTTTTAAGGTAAAAACATACCTTGTATTGGGAGCAATCTGCCTTGGCATCCATTGGAAAACAATACCTGCTCCTCCGGTGTATGGTGATAATGCCTGTACTTTTTCTGCATTCTGCGGAAGGGTAAGCATTGGCGGATCATACTGCACCAGAAATACGGGAGCACAGGTTTTAGCAGAAAGGTTATTTTTGGTATAATAATCATAAGCCTGAAAACAGAACTGGTATACTCCATCTGACAATGGTTTTGAATATTGCACCGCATTGATTCCCGATAAATTCTGCAGCTCAAATAAAGACCTGAGATCTACATTGGTAAGGGTGATATTATTACCGGGATAGAGCATGAAGGGATTCATACCTGTAATAAAATTGTTGGATTTTGCAAGGGGCACGGCATTCAGTCCTGCTTCTAACGAAAATTTAATTCCTGTCTGATGCTGCGGTTCCAGCAAATCTGTCATTAAGACCTGCAGCTGAAGCTTGTTGTCTGTACTGGTAGCGTAATCTCCAATTCTTACACTGTATGGAGGAATTACCACAGGAACCAGCTTAACGGGGTATTGCTGGGATTTCACAGCTACAGGCAATACGCTGTAAGCTGTAAGCAAAAGCAATGTCAACAACCTCATACTATGAGCAGTAAGTTTCTGTCTTTTGCTTCTATATCGTTGAAAATAATTTTTTATTTTATTAATCATCTTTATGTTTTTTTAAGCTTATAGCCTATTGCTTAGCGCTTACAGCTATTTAAATTCATAGTTGATTTGTTTTTCTGTTCCCGGCTTATTACCCGGAAGGATATATTGGGCTTTTACATTGTATTTCGTTTCCGGAATAATCCCGTAGGTTGACTGCAATAAAGTGTTGATCAATGCGGGTCTTGTATTGGCCGGAGCTCCTACATATTTGGAAGCGGCTTTTGAAATCAGCTCATACCAGTCTGATTTATAATAACTGAACAGATCATATTTGAACGGGAAGGTCTGCTTCAGGAATCCGTTTCCTTTTTCATTGCCCAAATATTGAAGGTAGGAAGTGAAAACAGGGAATGCTTTTACCGGAGGAATTCCAGCAGTATCATCTTCGTTTTCAGCCCTGTTCAGCGTGAG of the Chryseobacterium aureum genome contains:
- a CDS encoding fibronectin type III domain-containing protein; the encoded protein is MINKIKNYFQRYRSKRQKLTAHSMRLLTLLLLTAYSVLPVAVKSQQYPVKLVPVVIPPYSVRIGDYATSTDNKLQLQVLMTDLLEPQHQTGIKFSLEAGLNAVPLAKSNNFITGMNPFMLYPGNNITLTNVDLRSLFELQNLSGINAVQYSKPLSDGVYQFCFQAYDYYTKNNLSAKTCAPVFLVQYDPPMLTLPQNAEKVQALSPYTGGAGIVFQWMPRQIAPNTRYVFTLKELWDMGQSPVSGFLSAPALWTEETYAPTLYYGIDKTQLIPGKRYAWQVQAKSGNPVLGANPTDDNGVYKNNGLSEIYYFDYVENCAVPALLTAKNVGRGRVELNWSIAGQPAGLYNVQYRKKASTAEWVTQQSYQPSAILTGLEDQTEYEYRIGSVCGNVQTFNNTNPSENGNSGGNAYSYSGVQYFTTDSNDVDNNYQCGIMPAIDIANKTPLQTQLGINEVFMAGDFPVTVIASQGSGVYSGIGYIVVPYLANTKIKVTFNNIQLNTDKKLIAGEIETAYDPEEKGVHSVSGGLGEIFGDAGVKDVTVKYVITDIQYTATPPPGKITIYGDFGTGGEASQEDYPGGKDYEIKDKDGNIWTVDEEGNVTKVGKVAEGGASNSNNTAGVTGSGSSASVNQYTAKGITIQWEKDSKGKFAYDTPEKKQLPESKYPSVKDAENNTVYVPYKATVNKQTELFDAKVKITDPALKDAKIIFKTLGSGKGINATELNKTDTERTYQLKLVGSFDYAEEEVLAVLMPADTIAKQQVISSFRLIHLSPKTVNVSMVPLDSDSQSKLQAQSDKINQIYSRIGVTFNVKQEPVLNISSIVSGNTISSEDSDLMSTYSPQQQQINALYKGTDARYVLFVTNKSSSKAQNGYMRLNGQFGYVFNNALQKTGAHELGHGVFNLEHPWKVNQTPKGSTDLLMDSSIGEEFSHLDWKQVNDPALKLYVFQSQAQGEDRNGDGIDLLGNIIVKVKQDANDLSKHLIVGQLDNNKPYVRSGYDVYDISNGTVKDDTRISYTAIERNGAVVYETGNGVKFPYDIELSTKGNAVIKGLDPSTSCSFKYQTINWEKPSGKTSAEVLTLITAKIDPSKWQYQELFNKTCNDDIDQFYKNTIGNGGIECLRRSAARAKEVIKKSPSPAGLGLALYTGGLEYGICMSEEDKLNAGDSYLTKFSYGFVNEFLHTIDVDAMASGITKIAVEKLIKDIKCLTDKRGTTLMIVGQNQNQLQYMYECMGVVSPQEVTKYNQLITAAWDWAKKNYTNPYVQGKATFFIASIVVPVIGEAKLLRTEKLLATVEKTEPYYNDFVKLSNDLKGKTVDEAVDILKGKDIVIVYKGIKYEDFIATVGDFAGGAKEDLAKQAYKLWGEEKWSDLEKLFKDNNLNGGWPPFNGAKSIEKVEMSSQLVGKVFDRFQVGKYADGLGGSFASPVLNSTEGVADLVFTYDSRALANKIKEGTYYYKFRIKDDVPGLFFEYGEAIPWFEYMGTADQVKSSSKFNDILDHIEIIEKLKFEGGKWINVKK